The DNA segment tctaagcaaaagttttaatcaaagtttggttttgGCTATTAGCTGAATTAAACGAACCGAATAAAAAACTGTCAATCTAACCGAATAAATCGAACTGATTAACTGAAAACCAATTGGTTAAAAAATAGACTTACCAATGACTTCAGTTCGGAATAATAATTGAACTGACCATGATGAACCCTAAAGGGTTTGCTGGATTACAAAGCAAATCGTTACCTCAGCTTGATGAACCATAGTCGGATAAAATAATGACGAATAACGGACGATTTGATGAACAGCGGCTAGCCGGAGACGGTGGAGATGGTGGTCGATAGAAGGTGGGTGGAGTAGTTGAGTACACATGAAACCCAAAACAACTTTAAATATTTAAGCAATGTACAATAACCAAAAGCATATGTACATAAGCAATAAGCACAACAAACAACTAAAACACCATGTAGAACTTGTGATGCAACAAAATGTTGCAAATTTATAATATGTAAAAGAGGTCGCATACAAAAATAATTTATACATTGTAAGTTAATTATTTAGTGAATGAAATTATTGGGCGAGTACATGGTCCATCTAACTTCTCATTATACTTCCAGGTAAAAGAACTTGTTGATCACGTTGACCGTTGTTGTATAAGTGAAAAGGCCGTAAACATAGGTGGAATTGCATTTACGACATCATTTAATTTTCTCTCAAACTTAATGTTTTCTACGGATTTCGCTCAATATGATTCTTCGTATTCACAAGAATTCAAGGATGATGTATGGGCTTTACTGGAAATTGGAGGGAAGCCAAATATATCCGATTTTTTTCCGGTACTTAAATTCTTTGATCTTCAAGGATTATTACGGCGTGGAAATTTGCATGGTAACAAGATATTGACCATATTTGATAATGTAATCGATAAACGTTTGCAAACAAGATCAACTTCATTGAGAGAAGATGATGTGTTGGACTCGCTGCTCAACCTCAACCAAATGGATGAATTCGCGTTCAGTCGGAATGACATGAGACATTTGTTTTTCGTAAGTACAACTTTTTTCAAGTATCTTAACAAGAGACATAAAATATGGTATTTTTCATTTAGTGGACAAGGCCTATGTAATTTTTTTGCAAACTTATCATTTCTATAATTTATAGGCTTTATTTACTGCTGGAACCGATACGACATCAACCACGTTGGAATGGGCCATGGCTGAGCTTATTCACAACCCAGATAAATTGGCAATGGCTCGGTCAGAGATTATCAAACTTATGGAAAACAAGGAGAAAATAATACAAGAATCAGATATCTCTCAACTCCCTTACCTACAAGCTGTTATAAAAGAAACTCTTCGATTACATCCTCCAGTCCCTTTTCTAATTCCTCACCAAGCCATCCACGACATAGAAATCCAAGGCTTCATGGTGCCTAAAAATGCACAGATCCTTTGTAATTTGTGGGCAATGGGGCGAGACCCAAAAGTTTGGTCACATCCAAATACATTCATGCCAGAGAGGTTTCTGGAAGTGAATGTTGACTATAGAGGCCAAGATTTTGAGCTCATTCCTTTTGGTGCTGGGAGAAGGATATGTCCGGGATTGAATATGGCACATAGAATGTTACACATAATGTTAGGTTCTTTGATTCAGAAGTTTGATTGGAAACTTGAAGGAAACAAGAAAGCACAAGATATGGATATGGGGGAAAAGTTTGGGATCACGTTGCAAAGGAGTGCACCGCTCAAAGCTATTCCACTTAAACTTTAATATTTCTTAAATAGCTATATTTgcataaaaataataataagaataagaTCCTTGTGAACTAATTTGCATGATGACATGTCTGTTTACATACATATATCAAGACTGGGTTTAAAAACTCAATACagaatagaaaaaaaaaaaaaaaaaaaaaaacaatttgtttttagttatttattatattGATTTTTTATTATGTTAGGATTGAACAAAAATCAAACCATTAGTTGAAATAACCATTCAAATTAAGAAAAAGGAACTCTATGGTTCGACTTTTGGTTTTAGCATCAATTACCTGAAGCTTGTACCATCCGCCAATGGAGGTCAATGACGTTTATGTGCCGTATTTAACTCCGTAGAATCGTGCGGGTTCCCCGCTAGTGTATAATACCATAACATTCCCTTAGTTATATTATTTAAGGTGTATACAGTTGTTATAAAATATAATTCAGTGAAATTTATGTTAAATATTTTCttttggtaattgatttcttTTAATAAATCTGTAAAACAAAATGTAAAACCGTGTATTTTTAATATTGAgcagtaataaaaaataataacaagAATAATAATATATAGTCATATAAAGTTAAAGGAATGAAAATTTTGAAATAAGAATtataaaatttcaaatttaattgaATTAgatacatatattatatatacacaGGAATCAACAGACCATCTGCTGGTCTCCTGCGAATTTGCACATCAGGTCTGGGTGGCGATTTCTCTATGTGCGAAACTTCCACTTCCAATGTACCTTTTAAGCATGGTAGAACTGCTGGAGTATGTCGATAATTATCAAACAAGGAGGCAACGGAAAAAGGCGATTTGTGTAGTATTGGCTATGGTATGTTGGCCATTATGGAGGGCAAGAAACGAATTAATTTTCAGAAACAGGAAGCTGCAGTTGTCGAGGTTAGTGGGCAAAAGAAAGACTTTATCGTATATTTGGAACAACCCGCGGGCAAGTATAGTAAATCTGGAATGAAGCAATTGGAGAAACTTCAGTGGCGTGTAGTGATATAGAATATAGATCAATGGGCTGGTCCTTTAATGTCACTTAAGTGTTATGGTCCTTTAATGTCACTTAAGCTCGGAACTAGAACAACCATAGTCGTTTCGTCACCAGATATGGCCAAAGAATTCTTTCAAAAACATGACCATTCATTCTCTAGCCGGTCAATACCCGACATGAGCAGACTGGTGGACCACGATAAGTACTCCATGGTGTGGCTACCGGCCGGGGATTAATGGCGAAGACTACGGAGATTAAGCAAAGAGTATATGTTCTCCGCGCAACGTCTAGATGCTAGTGAAACCCTACGCCAGAAGAAGGTATGTATTAGATTACTTTTTGGTATTTTACTTGATGAACAAACATATAGAGGAAGTGTGATCGACCCATGTAACGTCTTATTTTGATTCTAGGTAAAAGAACTTCTTGATCATGTTAATTGTTATTGTACAAGTGAAAAGGCCGTGAACATAGGTGGAATGGCATTTACAACATTAGTTAATGTACTCTCAGACTTTATGTTTTCTGTAGATTTCGCCCAATATGATTCTTTGTCATCACAAGAGTTCAAGGATAATGTTTGGGCTTTGATGGAAATTGCAGGGAAGCCAAATATAGTCGACTTTTTCCTAATTCTTAAAATGTTTGATCCCCAAGGATTACTACGACGTGGAAATGTGTATGGTCGCAAGATAATGACTATCTTTGATAGGGTTATCGATTAGCGGTTGCAAACACTATCAACTTCATCAACAAACAATGATGTGTTGGACATGTTACTCAACCTCAACCAGGAGGATGAATCCATGTTTAATCGAAATGATATGAGACATTTGTTTTTCGTAAGTAAAGCTTGTTTTAGTATGTCAACAAGTTAGTCAAAGCTTTTTTTAATCGAAATCGAAATGTTGTAGGTTTTATTTATTACGGGAACTGATACATTGTCTAGCACGTTAGAATGGGCCATGGTTGAGCTTATTCACAACCCAAGTAAACTAGAAAAGGCTTGCTTTGAGATCACCAAACTCATGGAAAACAAGAAGAATATAATACAAGAATCAGATATCCCTCAACTCCCTTACTTGCAAGCAGTTATAAAAGAGACTCTTCGTTTACATCCCCGGCTCCTTTTCTTGTCCCTCACCAAGCCATAGACGATGTAGAAATCCAAGGCTTCACAGTGCCTAAAAACGCACAAATCCTCTGTAATGTGTGGGCAATTGGTCGAGACCCAAAACTTTGGTCATATCCAGAAATGTTCATGCCAGAGAGGTTTTTGGAACTCAAGGTTGACTATGGAGGCCAAGACTTTGAGCTCATTCCATTTGGTGCTGGGCGGAGGATACGTCCGGGATTAAATATGGCGCATAGAATGTTGCATATAATGTTAGGTTCTTTGATTTAGTACTTTGATTGGAAGCGTGAGGGAAACATGAGAGCCCAAGATATGGATATGGGTGAGAAGTTTGGGCTCACGTTGCAAAGGAATGTACCACTCAAGGCTATTCCACTCAGACTTTAGTGGATCTTAAATAGGTGTATTTGTATTATTTGaatagaaattaaaaaaaaaaaacatgttagtATAGTTGTATTTAGCTTaccttttagaaaaaaaaaattgtgcaGTCGCATAATATAACTAATGTGATTGTTTTACGGGTTCCAATATACGCCGTAATGGCCTTGCTATGTGTTCCCTTCTCTTGGGTTGCTCCGACTACATCTATGTTTAACAACTCAAAGAATCATAAGAAAAATTAAGCAAAGATATTATTAAGTTTGTAATGGAATTAGAGAAACAAAATGTCACATAGCTCATAAgcgttttgaaatgaaatttgcaACTCAATTGGAATTTTTTTAATGTAActgaaaagataaaaaaaaatgattgaGATAGTGTGATAACTTGATCGGGGACTAAGCTTTATTATGAAAATTCGTTGTTGAGGCAGTAAATGTTTTTGTATACCCTATTGCTTGGAAAGCCTAGCAACTACACTCTTTTATTAACCAATAATAATCAACTTTTTCACTAAATGTTCTTTGTTTCTTGTTAACTTGTTTAAAATTCTTGTTTATAATCTGAATATAAATTGATATGGATCAATTAAATGTTTCAAATATCTTGTTTCTAGAATTCATTAGAGTTGTGGTGTTTCTTGTTTCCTATATGTTTCCTATATCTTAGATGATGATTTCCAAATAGGAAAAATAACTGTCAACTGTAAGATAAATCAATTGGTTGCATAAAGTGTAAACTAATTGTTGGTTAGAATCATATATACTTGAATGACAAGTAGGATATGGTAATTGTTAGAACGTACTTGTTAACTATTGTTTTAACCAACCCGTTTTGAGGGCACCCTTTTTTCCCACTCAAAAATTTCTGGATCTCTGCTCGGAATTTGAAGGTCGTAAAAGCTTGCAAGTTTTTAAATAGTTATTTAGGTTTAAagttagagttaattacatagttagtccctttGGTTTAcataaaataacatacttaggtactaatatattaaaatcaccttctattgtattaacttttcatttagtaacgtttggaggtattaacttttAGGGTATTAATAtagttagtctctgtggtttgcacaaaataacatatttaggtacAATTTTAAACCTACAAAAAAACGTTAATatctccaaacgttacaaaatgaaaagttaataccctagaatatgattttaaactattagtacctaagtatgttattttgtgcaaaccacagggactaactatgtaattaactctataaagTTATTATCAACAATTATTTATCTTTGATTCTGTAAATGTGACTCATCAGGTGTTACATGGTTGTATAAACAGAAAGCGAGATTAAAAGGCGATTACGGGAACTTGAGGCTTTCTACCAAAGTGACTTGAAACAGAAAGCGAGAAGCAATTGGAAGAGATTAAAAGGCGATTACAGGAACTTGATTAAAAGGCGATTATGGGAACTTGAGGCTTTCTACCAAAGTGACTTGAAACAGAAAGCGAGAAGTAATTGGGCGTCGTATGGGGATGATAACACGAGGTATTTTCATGGTTGTATAAACAAACGAAAGGCGGCTAATTATTTTCCGGGTCTAGTGGTTAATGGGGCTTGGGAATCGAAGCCACATGTTATTAAACGGGAAGTTCTTTGGATTTTTCGAGACAaattttgtaacaccccgtgtttttcctaaggtcaaagtcaaagtcaagtgttgactgttattggaattaaagattaatttcattttagtttcattttgattttcatattatttggagtaagtgttgtataatcaaactaatcgaccgataatcgaactgtgaatcaacgaccgactgtgaatgctaggaagtaacaacgcaataaagctagtcaatcaataatcaagctaatcaaatcaatcatcaaactcaagtgtggggattttagtactttttatacgtgtgtgtgtgtgccttatgtgttacttgtgcatgtttacttttatgttaaagtgtgtggtgaatcaatcaaatcaatcaagactcaaaggtgaatcaaactcaatggaaatcaaacccaaatcgtggtgtaaggatgcttgtatgttagatatagtagttgggactaaaagtaatttgattaggaattctatcattctcaaatcatcgttcgaagtcgaaatatcaaaaatcgtcgcgaaacactcaaaaccaggcaagccgatcgaacagggcaacctgatcgaacaggctagccgatcgaacaggctgttcgatcggacagctgctcgatcagggatgctgttcgatcagctaaccctttcctcttttggaagcctataaatagggctgtctttgtcaaactttccacttttggaaaagctctgaccgaccagcctctccttctcactaaatctcagatttctctcaaaccggtaagtatttcgctctaatccttgtacgtttttgttcattaatcgattctccatctttctatctttcaaaacttgaatttcatccatgaaatcaccaagatctaggtgttcttgggtgatgtcatcatgtgttcttcaagaacactaagttttggcatcattccaccatgaacaacttagatctaaccgatttccacataaataacctaaaatcttccaaagatcttaacatttcacggtggaaaaggattggaagacgGGTTTTCATCTacctttcaactcttttacactcaaaaaggtgaaaacgagacttgaaccgatttacaaatcaacctaaacaaacacatggttcaagattcgggttctaccgagagatataccgatttcgggttaaacgttaaacttgggttccaaaccgtctctgaccgagtttgggtgattcctgctcgagtcagtaggctaagtggggacttcagttttgtggttcaactcgtagtcaaaatatctctaagaCATCAACAaacaacgggaataaccaagtgttaggtgataagttaaccgaatcgagaagctggccgaacggctaggctgttcgatcgaacagcccaaccgaacgactataccagccgatcggctaggctaaccgatcgactagcacttagacccaccaactcacaaaggggtagtattgacgaggtactgttcgatcaagccactcgattgtaatcattactactcgaatcatgagatactacacttcaacacttaaccttttcgaaacattggaatgtcacccgatcgaacatgccaaccgatcgagtgacatatttgaaaacaatgaagtgctagccgatcggttgggctaaccgatcgaacagctgttcgatcgaccaacttgaaaggtagtacaaaccatcatacacaaacacatccttctcatcaaaggaagaaacaatccactggaaggaaccagccgatcgagccagccggccgatcgaatggatgttcgaacggaccttcaaaccaatcgaacagcccactcgatcgaacagctgtccgatcgattggtctactcgatccaagtacactGTTCACtctttccgcattactcattgtattgttatcaaactattcaggctaacctattctcagtgctcccttcaatccacaatcaaccactgtgagtatactcgatccctttttgctttcagcacttttgggtgttacatacgtaaactatcaaaatcacaatcaacacaaactatttgaacgctaacctatttgcatgtgctacttgactaaatgattgctgtttattatgtttacacgtggagtgctatctacctgctttagcaacatagtactatagtttggactcagcacccgttcacacgggggttgctaaggacaatttcttgcatggattacggtggtaatcatgtattgcgaactgtctcggacagtcaacccgcagtcgttggtatcgatggtcccatgttgataatttacatgcatcgtttgcccttgtgtacgtgcttggttatgcgtaactattcgaactctatatgctatatcaaacttgtgtactcacctttacattatatgtattgacttttattttaacgtatgtgacaggtgtttaagctactagcgtgctagggaagcgaggcaataataagtttttaggagcctgtgaccttaggacagtgtccacgtatctgctccagggccataattatctgtagatcttgtactggcacctgtagtcagtaagatttacggatagccgtctagaagtcttaaaacaatatttaaattcggtctgtaataattaagaatttgagttgtcggaacagttcccatattgtttagttgatttctatgataacttgttattatttgggacacggtatgggacgtgttatataactgaattgtatgatagttgttgtggaaacttctgaacaatctgtttcgctcagtgccgcgccccgatgattccgccatcggttggggtgtgacagattggtatcagagccataactatagggaattaggttagacacgatctagtccggatcgctgtcttagagacctagactatagttaggaaccaagagaccaaatttatgtgcttattttatgttgttttcttctattctatcattacatccgaactccgagccaaattttgtaatttggacgggattaggagtgaaacccgcaaattcctgcctaaaaattacaaattttgccaattactttgtgcaaatttctatcaacaaacgggggagaattataccaaatcagggctgaaacccataatttgatgaaaactttcctctaaattttcttaaaacaaggaagaaattgctgagctaggggtgaaaccctaaccttggcagttattccgactctatttcatctcgccaaggcaattgacggactccaacgacctgaactcacgagtatggcctagaatgcgcatgtataatgcccaagaatcgaggcagaaacatgtcccctagagtcgaaagtgacgacaagtcaactgcgaatagttaaattgccatggttagtcaaagtctagtagccgcagacaatccattttccgattttgagtgttgcttcgttgattttatgtgatttacctgtttacgtgttttaagattcgttggttactccatttgttatcaatctgcgtgacttttgttgctatcctatctcgattcaaatccctgttgatgtgatctaaacgaaaccagtgtgctatgctacgctatacgactaagataGACGATACGATGTGGTGCTATCCGATACGCAAAACGAACggcactcgacttgtggttataggtttctgttttctgactacctctgtgataaaattgcgtacgtgtttaggaaattaagtgctctatttgcttaattgcttatgtgccctaattgcttccgtgcttatgtgccctaattgcttctgtgcttatgtgcctctatgattatgtgcttatgtgattatatgtgttacgtgacgagagatgcgacgtgattctaagctttagagatctaagaacgtgtgagactcgaattcgttgtgttgagcctgtgacgatgtctattgcagaccatgtcgtcatctggacaacctagatcacgctcgcgtcttacccgccaggagaaaagagatcgacgtctggctgctatcatctctaagaccgtggcgaaggccgtgagtgaggtttatgagaacgccagcaaatcatctgagatgtcac comes from the Helianthus annuus cultivar XRQ/B chromosome 4, HanXRQr2.0-SUNRISE, whole genome shotgun sequence genome and includes:
- the LOC110937721 gene encoding cytochrome P450 76T24 isoform X2, which codes for MTLKFGTRTTIVVSSPDIAKEFLQTHDHSFSSRSVPDVAKVVDHEKYSIVWLPVGEKWRKLRRISKEYVFSMQRLDASELLRQTKVKELVDHVDRCCISEKAVNIGGIAFTTSFNFLSNLMFSTDFAQYDSSYSQEFKDDVWALLEIGGKPNISDFFPVLKFFDLQGLLRRGNLHGNKILTIFDNVIDKRLQTRSTSLREDDVLDSLLNLNQMDEFAFSRNDMRHLFFALFTAGTDTTSTTLEWAMAELIHNPDKLAMARSEIIKLMENKEKIIQESDISQLPYLQAVIKETLRLHPPVPFLIPHQAIHDIEIQGFMVPKNAQILCNLWAMGRDPKVWSHPNTFMPERFLEVNVDYRGQDFELIPFGAGRRICPGLNMAHRMLHIMLGSLIQKFDWKLEGNKKAQDMDMGEKFGITLQRSAPLKAIPLKL
- the LOC110937721 gene encoding cytochrome P450 76T24 isoform X1; this encodes MDYLTLSFLFSFLLTLGYAITISGRRSSRLPPGPFPFPIIGNLLHLSDKPHQSLATLSKRYGPLMTLKFGTRTTIVVSSPDIAKEFLQTHDHSFSSRSVPDVAKVVDHEKYSIVWLPVGEKWRKLRRISKEYVFSMQRLDASELLRQTKVKELVDHVDRCCISEKAVNIGGIAFTTSFNFLSNLMFSTDFAQYDSSYSQEFKDDVWALLEIGGKPNISDFFPVLKFFDLQGLLRRGNLHGNKILTIFDNVIDKRLQTRSTSLREDDVLDSLLNLNQMDEFAFSRNDMRHLFFALFTAGTDTTSTTLEWAMAELIHNPDKLAMARSEIIKLMENKEKIIQESDISQLPYLQAVIKETLRLHPPVPFLIPHQAIHDIEIQGFMVPKNAQILCNLWAMGRDPKVWSHPNTFMPERFLEVNVDYRGQDFELIPFGAGRRICPGLNMAHRMLHIMLGSLIQKFDWKLEGNKKAQDMDMGEKFGITLQRSAPLKAIPLKL